A window from Acidobacteriota bacterium encodes these proteins:
- a CDS encoding ABC transporter ATP-binding protein — translation MIEVQHVTKRYGPVAAVDDVSFRVEAGQILGFLGPNGAGKTTTMRVLTGYLPPTEGTATIAGFDVLEEPIEVKRRTGYLPESPPLYPDMTVREYLTFIARINRLPAAERPSRIDRVMERTSVGDVADRHCSKLSKGYRQRVGLAQAILHNPDVLILDEPTAGLDPKQIIETRELIKELAGDHTIILSTHILPEVAQTCERVVIINKGRVVAEDSPDNLTGRLHGAVTIQLQVDTLGADPTDTLQAVPGVASVNVGEPGSDGRTVEVQSAQDVDVRRDIANAVVSSGWGLLEMRRARLSLEEIFLQLTTAEDEAGEEAGTPDEQADEPGPATESADE, via the coding sequence GTGATTGAAGTGCAGCATGTCACGAAGCGCTACGGTCCGGTGGCTGCTGTCGACGACGTGAGCTTCCGGGTCGAAGCGGGGCAGATCCTCGGCTTCCTCGGCCCCAACGGCGCGGGGAAGACCACGACGATGCGCGTGCTGACCGGCTATCTGCCGCCGACCGAGGGCACCGCGACGATCGCCGGGTTCGACGTGCTCGAGGAGCCCATCGAGGTCAAGCGGCGTACCGGCTATCTGCCCGAGTCGCCGCCGCTCTACCCCGACATGACGGTGCGGGAGTACCTGACCTTCATCGCCCGGATCAACCGTCTGCCCGCAGCGGAACGCCCCTCGCGCATCGACCGGGTGATGGAGCGCACGAGCGTGGGCGACGTGGCCGACCGCCACTGCAGCAAGCTGTCGAAGGGCTACCGGCAGCGCGTGGGTCTGGCCCAGGCCATCCTGCACAACCCGGACGTGCTGATCCTGGACGAGCCGACAGCGGGTCTGGACCCGAAGCAGATCATCGAGACCCGCGAGCTGATCAAGGAGCTCGCCGGCGACCACACCATCATTCTGAGCACGCACATCCTGCCCGAGGTGGCGCAGACGTGCGAGCGGGTGGTGATCATCAACAAGGGCCGCGTGGTCGCCGAGGACTCGCCGGACAACCTCACCGGGAGGCTGCACGGGGCGGTCACCATCCAGCTTCAGGTCGACACCCTCGGCGCGGATCCGACCGATACGCTGCAGGCCGTGCCGGGAGTTGCTTCCGTGAACGTGGGCGAACCCGGAAGCGACGGCCGGACCGTCGAGGTGCAGAGCGCCCAGGACGTGGACGTTCGCCGGGACATCGCCAACGCGGTCGTCTCGAGCGGATGGGGCCTGCTGGAGATGCGCCGGGCGCGCCTCAGCCTCGAAGAGATATTCCTGCAGTTGACGACCGCGGAAGACGAAGCCGGCGAGGAAGCAGGCACGCCGGACGAACAGGCCGACGAGCCCGGCCCGGCCACGGAGAGCGCCGATGAGTAA
- a CDS encoding ABC transporter permease subunit, producing MSNILAIAHRELRSYFVSPIAYVVVGLFALLYGYFYVASLAFMVQFSSQAGMFGGGPQTVNVNEFMIRPLLSNTAIILLFILPFLTARAYAEEKRSGTIELLLTSPLSDVEIILGKFFGAFALFLLMLSVTAVHMGILFWYGEPELGSILSGYLGLALMGGSFIALGLLVSSTTRNQVVAGVGTFSLLLLFWVLSWMSDSAGPTAGAILSYLSILEHFDDFSKGVIDTGHVTYYLSFIVFGLFLTAKSVDSERWRG from the coding sequence ATGAGTAACATCCTCGCCATCGCCCACCGGGAGCTGCGCTCCTACTTCGTCTCGCCGATCGCCTATGTCGTGGTCGGCCTGTTCGCCCTGCTCTACGGCTACTTCTACGTCGCCAGCCTCGCCTTCATGGTGCAGTTCAGCTCGCAGGCCGGGATGTTCGGCGGCGGGCCGCAGACCGTCAACGTCAACGAGTTCATGATCCGGCCGCTCCTCTCGAACACCGCGATCATCCTGCTCTTCATCCTGCCGTTCCTGACCGCGCGCGCCTACGCCGAGGAGAAGCGCTCCGGCACCATCGAGCTGCTGCTGACGTCGCCGCTGAGCGACGTCGAGATCATCCTCGGCAAGTTCTTCGGGGCGTTCGCCCTGTTCCTTCTGATGCTGTCGGTCACCGCCGTGCACATGGGCATCCTGTTCTGGTACGGCGAGCCGGAGCTCGGCTCGATCCTGAGCGGCTACCTCGGGCTGGCGCTGATGGGCGGCTCGTTCATCGCCCTCGGACTGCTGGTGTCGAGCACGACGCGCAACCAGGTGGTGGCGGGCGTCGGCACGTTCTCGCTGCTGCTGCTGTTCTGGGTCCTGAGCTGGATGTCCGACTCCGCGGGACCGACGGCCGGCGCCATCCTTTCGTATCTGTCCATCCTGGAGCACTTCGACGACTTCTCGAAGGGAGTCATCGACACCGGGCACGTGACCTATTACCTCAGCTTCATCGTCTTCGGCCTGTTCCTGACGGCGAAGTCGGTCGACAGCGAAAGGTGGCGGGGATGA
- a CDS encoding DUF4340 domain-containing protein has product MRRLRSTLVLLALFLAIGGYAWFVERERPPASEADANEQAFEVAAGRITDLTVHAANGDVTVLTRTENEIDWEVTAPVETEADDNAATAIATTLAALEIRRVVEDAAADLAPFGLAEPPVRVTFATPDGDPTTLSVGDESPTGGEHYAAVGSRVMLVAGFVESTLNRTTLELRDRSILEFTGPDVTSLAVEQGDDTLRFAKADGDWRVVEPLDARADFGLVEAMVGRLGSGEMVAIESESAAEGALEPFGLTAPRLTATVEVGGESHTLLVGDENPETTVYARDAARELVFTIDAALVDDLARGADTYRQKDLFDFRPFNANTLTVVRGGRTIRFEKGPAAEDETAEGEAGAAEEVWRRIEPEPADVERPEMDTLLRALSDLRADSFVESRQGTGLDAPLATIAATFGDDGEEERVLIGRSGDATYGAHGDEPGAAVVDTAAVDGALEALDALDPGASTD; this is encoded by the coding sequence ATGAGACGCTTGCGCTCGACGCTCGTGCTGCTGGCGCTCTTCCTCGCGATCGGCGGCTACGCCTGGTTCGTCGAACGCGAACGGCCGCCCGCGTCGGAGGCGGACGCCAACGAACAGGCGTTCGAAGTGGCGGCCGGCCGGATCACCGACCTCACGGTGCACGCGGCGAACGGCGACGTCACGGTGCTGACCCGCACGGAGAACGAGATCGACTGGGAGGTCACCGCACCCGTCGAAACGGAAGCGGACGACAACGCGGCGACCGCCATCGCAACCACCCTGGCCGCGCTCGAGATCCGGCGGGTGGTCGAGGACGCGGCCGCGGACCTGGCGCCGTTCGGACTGGCCGAGCCGCCCGTGCGCGTCACCTTCGCGACCCCCGACGGCGACCCGACCACGCTGTCCGTCGGAGACGAATCGCCGACCGGCGGAGAGCACTACGCGGCCGTCGGCAGCCGGGTCATGCTCGTCGCCGGCTTCGTCGAGTCGACGCTCAACCGCACGACGTTGGAGTTGCGCGACCGATCCATCCTGGAGTTCACCGGTCCCGACGTGACGAGTCTCGCCGTCGAGCAGGGCGACGACACGCTGCGCTTCGCGAAGGCGGACGGCGACTGGCGCGTCGTGGAACCTCTCGACGCACGGGCGGACTTCGGGCTGGTCGAAGCGATGGTCGGCCGGCTCGGCTCGGGCGAGATGGTCGCCATCGAGTCGGAGTCGGCGGCCGAAGGCGCGCTCGAGCCCTTCGGGCTCACCGCACCCCGACTCACCGCGACGGTCGAGGTGGGCGGCGAGAGCCACACCCTGCTGGTCGGCGACGAGAACCCGGAAACGACCGTCTACGCCCGTGACGCGGCGCGCGAGCTGGTCTTCACCATCGACGCCGCTCTGGTCGACGACCTGGCGCGCGGCGCGGACACCTATCGCCAGAAGGACCTGTTCGACTTCCGCCCGTTCAACGCGAACACGCTCACCGTGGTGCGCGGCGGGCGGACGATTCGGTTCGAGAAGGGGCCGGCCGCCGAGGACGAGACCGCGGAAGGCGAGGCGGGCGCCGCCGAGGAAGTATGGCGTCGGATCGAGCCGGAGCCGGCAGACGTCGAGCGTCCGGAGATGGACACCCTGCTGCGGGCGCTGTCGGATCTGCGCGCGGATTCCTTCGTGGAGAGCCGACAGGGAACCGGGCTCGACGCGCCGCTGGCCACGATCGCCGCGACGTTCGGCGACGACGGTGAGGAAGAGCGCGTGCTCATCGGCCGGTCCGGAGACGCGACCTACGGCGCGCACGGTGACGAGCCCGGCGCCGCCGTCGTCGACACCGCCGCCGTCGACGGCGCCCTCGAAGCGCTGGACGCGCTCGACCCCGGCGCCTCGACGGACTGA